TAAAATCAAGAAGTAGATCGATTAATATCTTTCAaacctagaagtttcaaaaattcatcatgtggttcaactatgtacacattaaaatcAATAAGTGTACATTTGTGTACACGTTAACAATAGTAGGTGTACATTTATGTACACGTTAACAATAGCAGGTGTACAACTGATGCAGTAACGGTCTGTCCAACTGCAGTAACGGTCTGTCCAACTGCAACTTATGCAGCCTAAAACATATTTGGTAACAACAAATTAGTTACGTGCTTGACAAGAGGAACACAACGAGAAAAAGTAAAGCGAATCTTTTGATTCACTAACCTTTCTTAGATCGAGAAGGAGAAGAGTTGTGTTTCTATTGTCTTAAAATGCAAGAAAACAttgaactatttttttttatcagaaaatCATGTCAAAAAATGGAGAGCAGTAAAATTCTTTCCTCTTAGAATAACATCCAAGTGGCTCTCACCTTGACGTGGCTTCCAACCAACTTTCCTATACACAATACTAACAGAAACATAGTCaatatgtgtacaactatgtacacattaagaatctacatgtgtacatttatgtacacattaagcctCCCTACTTCTACAGATCACACCAAATTAAGAAGGTGAAGATTATCTTCCTCACTGTATAGCTCCCTGAGGAACGAAAATCATACGATATGAAGGGAGGGCATGAATCAGCTAGGGACCTACGATTAGGTATGCCTTGCCTATCTGTCTACTTTTCCTAAgcaaaagaaaagagtataacataCAACATCCAATACCCCCACTGCAGTATCTAGTTTCACTCAGCCATAAGCATACATCAATGGCTCACTAGATTCAAACAATCCTCATATTGATGCCTCCAGTAGGAGGGCATACGCCTTACTTGAATTACCCCTAAACTTAAACCAAGGTTGAGAAAACCCCACGTATTATTGAATATTGCGGAATATAATAGTTCTCTGATTTTTGTAATTTTCCTCCCGATTTTTAGTTGTTCATAAAGACAGAACACATTGTCATTCGGTTACTCATATATAATTTCTAAGGACAATGCCAGGAGTAAGAAAAATTAGCAAATAAAAATCTAGATATCAAATGCAACTAACGGACAAAGGTGTCGTTCAGTTAGCAATTGTGAGAAATAATAATAGTGAGAAAAGCTATCCTTGAGATTACGACAAGCTATACttcttttataaaaaaagaaagaaaatgaaaatccaTCTTGTTTAGTCAACCAACATACACAGtcagtttttttaggttttatcgaAGTATTAATAACATAAGGGTCTTGGCTATACAAATGTCGTCAGAGTGAAGTATTTCATCAGTTTCAGATGATTTATTAACTCCCAGTCACCAGTAAGGACGATATACTTATCGCTGCTCGGATCTAGATACTAAAATTAATTTGGCGTCCCATAATTCAGGTAGAAAGGTTGCGTCGGTTCAGTATATTATTGGACTTCTTAAACATTCTTATTAAACCAAAAGAAAGAGAACCAATGGAAATACCCTTACCAATGTATCATTTCTACTAAAGATTGTCTGCCATAAATATCctgaagcagaaaaagaaaattcAATGATCAAAGTGCAATTTAAATGATCACTAGACAAACATCATCACTAGTAAAAGCGTCATAAGAAGGTCCACCCCGAGCAAGTTAAGTCCTAAGAAATATCAACACTGTTAAGCACACCATAACATTATGCATTAAGTGACAAGTATTCAAGAAATAAGTAACATTCATAGACATGAGCATTTTTCCCACCAAAAGCAACAAGGCTTTCAAGCAACAGACACATAAACCTTAAATGGGGAATAATACACAAACAAAATTACGTTTGCCCATCAATAATCACTGAATGCAGAACACCacaaaaaacagaagaaataGACTAATAAGATGATAAATGAATCTTAAAATGACcaataactcaaatgaaaaaCTAAAATACAAGCAATAAGATTAGGTATGATTTGTGACCACCTGTTTAGATCTAAGACGGAAAACGACATTCAAATGGTTTCCATTTTTGGGAAACAGGTTCAGCAACGGAGAAAGTTTTAGAGTAGGAAGATTTAGATGACGTGATTAtagatctaaactcttatttaatCATTAGTCAAATAAAAAAATCGAAACGAAATCAAAGAAATTAGGTTTCAAAAACCGTTAAAAATCCTAAAATCAAATTTTAAATCGACATTTTTAACAAtggaaatcaaatcaaattatAAGAACAGATTCAACTTATCTTCAAATCGTTATCGATGATGAGATCTTCAAAGTAAATTGTTGTACTTGAATCTCCTTGACTTTTCATATAAATTTTGAGTTAATCTTCGAAAAGAATGAATCGATGATGGAAGGTTTAGGTTTATCAAGATGAATCGAGTGTTTCTTCGATTACCATATCATATTTGGTGATTGAATTTTCGTTGAGACCTCGAGATTACTCAGAAAGCTGTTTTCGTTAAATGAAAATGGGAACTGGATTATGAGAGTAATAACTTGGCTTATGGGGCATTTTTGTCATGAAAAAATTATGCTTTGGACTAAATCGTTCATATCAGGACTAACCCGTCTCAGATTTGATAAGTTTGGACTTTCTTGTACTAGGCTTGACAGGACAGGACTAAAGCGTCCAAAGCCCacaaactttgggactaaacgtcaatttatACAATAAAATATGTATCGGGACGGGACGAAGCTGAGTCAAGCATGCATCGGGACAGGGCGAGGCGAAACcgaaccacaccaaatcaaaaatcctaagcacgGCGCATAGGATGGTTTTGAGTccacccggtgcgtagcacggacaCAAAAACTAGTTGAGACTTTCAAAAGACTCAAGACTTCTCACAATCAAGTATCACGTACGCAAAAAAGAAATTGACGTACGCAAGACcactcttttgttttgttttaggcGCATAATGGTTATACGCTTTTGAATATTTTTAGAACTTAAAATAGGACCACATTTTTGAGAAATGTCGATTAATAATTAAAATGTGCAGCTCATGGGTACAGCTTAGGGGTTCTGGCCTGGTGAGTATTTTGTTGTGTTTCTGAAAAGGATTAAGAATTGTTTAGCTAATCTTGATGCATGTAGTGGTCAGAATAGTTTTCTATTTCATAGATTAGGAATCGTTATTTAGAGGGGTGTTGGTGCTCATCTTGTTGTTAGGCTGCCGACCCTCCAAATCTACCATGTGTCATTCtttatattacataataataaatGGATAATTGAAAATTTATAATGTTTATACTTTTATTTTGGTTGGAAACACATGACGTTTACGTGCTTTCACTGCAATATAACAGTTACGAGTCCGAAATTTGATCTACATCTTAATTCAAgcaaatggtggaatcctagttagcaattcgggattcggcaaacgtacggaacggcaaacgtacgagtattatacggttttgtaaaatccagattcggtccaaaattcggtcaacgggacgtgattcgtcagtaattcggaacggcatacgtacgtgtataattcgatttataaatgtgagttcggttctgaaaattcggtatctatatataacaaataatttgtatttataaggtcatagaccaatttttatgcatatgtgtgagttatttaaagaaaaaataaacttaatatgatgatattaataatatatacaacattagttatccaagaggacgtcgtatggtggtttagatgcttggttagtgagtttgagatctctctcaccttcaccttcaaatctcttcagtcgtttttgtttcataaaaattacaacacgtctaatattcggtcgtgtatgctcggaaggcagtaaagcccaaaaagtggagtctttgaaaagtaaaagctaaagaatttatggcgaattaagcggacgtatcattcggaatacgtaaaattcgtgaacggttcgcgaataatccgggaatgccacataatacgtgacttgggttcggagttgcaaacgtacacgaataagacggtaaaattcgtgatacggaaaaattcgcgaatgattcgcgaacttactaactaggtgtGGAATCACAGTTTGAATCTTGACTTTATTGGATTTTTTGCTTGAATCTTGACTTTATTGGATTTTTTTCCCTGTCAGGTGACCTGTGAGTCTCCATAAGACCCGATCTAAGACTAATAGAGTCTAAACTCTAAATAAGCTTTTCTTCTAATGTTTTAATTTAGATGCTTTACTGGATTACTTTCCTTCCAAAACTCGAGTTGCAAAAGATGGTGTTTTTAGAGTATAAGAGAGTCTTGGTTAAATAATAGTCAACTGTGTTTGACATAAGTCTTGTTTGTCTTGTCGGATGTCTGCGACTAACAGTGTATCTGCTAAGTCTGTAAATATGTCTAAACAAGTCCGAGTCCTATAATGTTTTTATAACAATTGAATACAATTCTATCTGTAGCATTGATTTCTCATGGTATCAATCGGGAAAAACAACCGTTAAAATTCTTTTTCGATCCTAGATTTTCATCTCCATACTTTTCTTTAATGGATAATCAATCTTTAGTTTCCGCTGCATTATCATCGTCATCATTAAAAGgttacaagaagaagaagaagaaatcaaattaTGATATTGAAGAAGCTTCTACTTCCGCTGCTATAATGATCAGAAATTTGGGATTTTCTTGCTACAACGATGATGAATTCCTATTTGATAGAGGTAATTTTAGTTACAATTACAAATATTATCAGTTCTCaattccaaattagggtttttttttttagcgTTGGGTTCTTGAAATTGCTGGTTAATATATAATTGCTTTCTttagaaagatttgtcaatattTTGAACCCCGACCCTTCTCTGTAGTTGTTTCTTTCTTCAATTCGTCAAAACCCAAAGTTtaaatctttctcatcaacaaaatcatCAACCAACAGAGAACTACAAAACAAATACTGGAAGTTACGATTTCTGCTGCTAATCAACTTGTGATGCTTCTGGTTCTAAGGTTTGATAAGAAGGTTCACAATTACTACTTGTCCTATTACTATTGGTTCCACTACTGAAGATGTTTCTACTACAACAAGGCATGGTGGTGCTTCTACTTCAACAACTACTTCTTTCACCTGTACATCTTTTGCTTCTCCAAAATTTTCAGAATTCTTAATTTTTTGTTGCTACCAACATTGCTTGAGGCTTCAACTTTTAACAACTGGTGTTGTTACTTCGTCGATTTGTGTATAAGTGATGCTGCAATTACAGTTTTTTTGTTTCTACCGATGGTGGGCTTGTGGCAATGGGTGCTGCTATTTCTTCACCAACTAACACTTCTATTACTGCATCCAGTGATGCTGCAAATTCTAATACTGCTACTACTGCTGATGTGTTACTGAACACAACATTTATGTTTAGTTTTCTTATGTGAAGTCTTGTTTGTGTTGTCTGCAACTTTGTATGAGTTTGCTGTCAAGATTTTGCAGGAGTAAGTGTTTACTATTTTTGCCAAACTTATAGTGGTTGTCACTAAAGGTTTGAGTGGGGATGTTAGAGTATAAGAGAGTCTTGGTTAAATAATAGTCAATTGTGTTTGACAGAAGTCTTGTTTGTGTTGTCGGATGTATGTGACTAACAGTGTATCTGCTAAGTCTTTAAATATGTCTAAACAAGTCCGAGTCCTGTAATATTTTTATAACAATTAAATACAATTCTATCTGTACCATTGATTTCTCAGGTGTTTCTACAAATATAATTTAATCATATAAGACATCTAATCTCAACTGTAATAAACACACCTTTCATAATACGCTGGACAAATTTTTTGAAACGTTCATTTTTTATCGGTGATGTGATATTTTGGgtcttaatttttttcttaaagaaaaaatCTACATAAGTACCACCTAAGATTGGGTGCATTGGGTGCGATAAAAAATGTGGCACAAAATATTTTCGAAGTTGTTTAGATTGTTTAAATTGGGTATATCAGAATCTGACGTAATAAAAATCCAACATAAAAAATGAGATATATATTGACTGAAAGAggttaaaataaaaaatcaagcatattaaaaagaaaacaatcaaCCTATATATCAAACTAATTAAGAACACCAAGAACCATAGATACTTATCGAGCTAACTCATTTACTGCATTCATAGCATCATCAATATCAACCCTCATAAGATTTAATATTTCTCTTCAAATCGACCTACTTCCCATTGATAGCATATTTTGTTGTTCCTCATATATCTTTATCTCTTGTGGCACTTCAACCTTGCCCATTGTCAATTtttcatccttttttttttctatcaCCAAAACTATAAATATATTGCAGACATACCAAGAAGTAAGCAAAGAAGAACTCAAAGTGCCTACAACCTCCGTAGCAACTTGGAAAAACCCGAGCTGAATACCCACCACAAACAGATCCAATGGCCACTAGGAAACTAAATTACAAAGGAATTATCTACGTTTCTTCTCCAGGTATAAGCTTGAACTTTGACTTGTTGAATTACACAATGAGTATGTGAAGAACCATGTTCAAAAATGATGTTATTTCGGCATTTCCAAATTGACCAGCAGACGAAGGCATGAATGGCTGGCCACAACAATTTCCTAACGGATACGGCATACAAGTTTTCTACTCCTTCATGATTTGGTCAATATAGTTAGGCATTGGGCCAATGAAGAGTGAAGACCACAACATCCATAAAATGCCTCCAAATTCCGAAAGAGAAACTACAATTGAACATTAGGTATTCCACTGATTCTCCATATTTTGGATAACAAGCACCCGTTCACAATTAGTTTTCTGTTATTATAGAGAGTGTCCATAATAGTTAATCTCTTGCGAAATACAATACAAAGAAAGAAACCTATTTTATGAGGCCATGACCTAGACCAGATACTGAGATGTAAGTTAAGTAAATTAGCTTCGTCTTCTAGTTTGGCATATTAAGTAAGATTTAACCAAGAAAGGACTTGAACTATCAATGCCCCATTAGATGTATCTGGATCCAACCCCAATTGAAGTCCTTCAAGATTTGAGGTGAGAGAACATACCTCAGTAATCTGAAGTTGAGATAACTGCCTTTGTCATCCCAAATTCATCTCCTCCTTGTTGGAGCCTAAACACATTCAGCGATTGTCCAATGCTTTGTAATGGTTATGGAATAAATATTAGGGAAATGATAAGAGAATTGAGCCATACCTACTCATTGATCCCCAGAAAACATAACTGAATTTCCTTTTCTGACTTGTAGGATACAGTTGGCTTTGAAGAATTCAAGTGCTTGTAAATGCCCTTCCAAACCCAAACCAGCAGCACCATTTGGAGCCTTGGTTTATCTATTAGAATCCATCGACCCATATTCCGAAGTTGCTGCTTTTCTCTGAAGAACATCTTTTTCATGATTGAATCTCTACAACTATTTGGAGAAAAGAGCTTGTTCACGCTTCTAAGAGAGTTAACCATAATCCATCGTTATTGAGCGGCGTTCATCGATCTCCCTAGCAATTAGATGATGTTCCTTTTTACTTCATTATCGTCCAAAAGATATTCTTGGAAAACTTTCTCTAAAGCTTCAATAACTTTCATCAGTGGAGCAAAAAGTGAAAACATATAAATAGAGACACAAGAAAGCACACTATTTACAAGAGTGAGCTTACGGCTTTCGCAATGCTGGATCTCATCTCCTCCTTTTCAAACTCTGTTCACAGCTCCAACTCCTTCTCTGAGTTCCCAACATAAGTTCCATCTTCTCTCGCAACCACGGACTGTATTCTTCCATTTTCTCGGCTAAACGCATCCCCGacttcaccagcaacaacaatcaaGTTCCAGCagtcttcatcatcaacagcGCCCACAGCTCGACTCCACCATTCTCTGTTTCTATTACTCTCAGCTGCAGACTCCAAACTCAAGCTTCTCCCTCGGTCTTCTCAGCACAATTCCATCTCGTCAGCCAACCATAACTGCCATGCAGTCCCATAAACTCGATCTAAACTCATTATACTCTCGACCGTTCTCCATCTTTCTATCGACCATCATCGCCATCGTCCGCAACAGATCAATCTCGTCATCACTCAGCAGCAGCGGGCCATACTCGTCTTCATATTTAACTGCATCTTCTTCAAACTTGTATGTAACTCAACTCTTCTACACAACAGCGATCATAGCCTCCAACTCGTTCGAGCCTTTCTCAATCAACGAACTCCATATCGACCCATCTCTGATCCCTCTAAACCATACAACTCCATTATTGGCAGCAGACTAAAGCTCCATCTCCTCCATCATCGATATCACCCACTGCAACGACATTCAAACAGTACAACTCCACCATTCAACACCGCCGAGTTTATACTTTTTCACACTGGCAGCAAGAACTCGATCTCCTTACAGCCAAACCCGTTAACTGCAAATTCCTTATCAACCACCATACCAAATCATATCTTCCAGCTCAGATATTTTTCCACCAGTCACGACTCCATAACTACTTCCTCATCTTCACCGGAAATGGCAGCAGGGACCCTTCCTTCTCTGTTCAACTCACGCTCGACTAGTTCTCCCTGTATATCTCCTTACACAACCACATCTCCATTCCCATAAATCCATAACTATGAAAGTCACTTGAAACTACCGGAGCTTCCCTGTATATTTGTCGTGTATTAAAGAAGATGAGGAAAAAAAAAGCAAACTCTAGGGTTTCACGAGAGGAAGCTCCGTTTTTTTCTCCCTCCCTTTTCTCTTTTGCGTTctttagggtttattttgattttgcgcTCTAATGGCGCAAAATCAAGATAATAATCCGCCTGTTTTAAGCAATCATCAAGATAatcaacctaaaaggatattGAATCAATCTCGAACAAAAAGTATCTATATCCCAAGGACTAACGCTGCAAACCCTAATGCTATGAACCCTAATTCGACCGAGTTTGGGAAGCAGCACGAAGATGGCAATCCTAACGCGTTTAGGAATCTGCATGAAGACGTCAATCCTAATGCGTTTAGGAATCTGCATGAAGATGGCAATCAAGGCGTGCATAAGGAAGGCTCTTATGCGGCTATATTAAAGAAGAGAACACATGTTTTGTCAAGGATTGATGCTGAAACACTCTCTCATCCTCCAATTCGTTCTACAAcaaacaatgatgttttgattaaAATTCCACGAGAGACTCACGCAAGGATTAAGGCTGTGTGGAGATTTAGTTTGGTTGCGCGTTTGatatttttcaaaaccctaaaattcgaagATGTTAAAAAAgatttattgaatcaatggaagctaTCATGTTCGGTTCAATTCATGGAAAAAAGGatattttgttattaagctagacaatgaagatgatcgaaAACGTGTAAGCTATGATGGTCCGTGGAAGATTAAATCTGAAACAGGGTTCCAAcagcttaaaattcatccatggacgcctatgtttgatcctgggaaggataagattactagagctgcAGTTTGGGTTTGTTTCACGGCTctgccaatggagttttgggatgaagagacgatttttcgaatggcaagagggcttggtaagccggtttctgttgatccgcgtactttgcatcatgaatatggttactttgctgctgctttgatcgacatagatttctctcaacctttaggaaggattttgattgatggtgaagagaatgaagaaatctttgttcaagattatgaaattttaaacaggccaattttttgtgattattgcaaatctattggtcataaaaaatctgattgtagaacaaaaaagtttgatgatttgaaggacaaggctgatgaagaaactgatcctgagatcaaaaaatcaattgaagctgatatggatgatcttaagaatttcTGGCAAAAAGAACGAATTCCTAAAGAAGAACATGCCAGAAGATCCTCCAATCTTGGAAAAAGATCAAACTAACAAGCCTGGAGATGATCCCAAAACTATGAAGAATTCAATTCTTGAGATGGCTACTGGAAAACACACAATTTTCCCCGAGCATAGTGCTAGTTCTGGTGGAAAACTGGGTGAAGATGGTACTGAATCAGAGATGCATAATGATGGTGCAGCATCGTCAGTGCCGCACAATGATGGTACGTCATTATCTGGGGTTCGCAATGAAAGTGCGGTCCAATCTGTGCAGCACAATGATGGTGTTGTTCATTCCATACAACGCAGAGATGATGCCAACGATGGTGGTGGGGCTCATCCTGGGATGCACAATGATGATGCAGAATCTGTTTTACGCAATGATGATGCTGAATCAATTTTGCCCAGTGATGGCGCAGAACTTGCGGAAACCGTGCACGATAATTTGTGCAAGGAGGATGATACCAATCTGGAGATGCAAGAGACGGAAGCTTATAAGACTTATGAGGCCATGAAAGAGACAGCCCGGAAGCGTGAGGTTGATGCTGAAGTCGCTAGAATTCAACAAGAGATTGCTAATACAAGGCTAGAGAATTTGAGGAAGAAGGTTTTAGATTTTCAGCATTCCCCGGTTACTAGTCTGACTCCTATGGATGATCATGATGAAGCTAGTTTTAGTGAAGCCACTAAAACTTCAAGAAGATCTACTCCGGCTAAATCTTTAGAGAACTTAACgctttctaatagatttgaaaccGGGACCGAAGAAATTGATAAGGTAGTTATTGAAACTGATGACGAAGTTGCAGATGCGGTGGACACGGTAGTAACAAATACTTCCAAGGTAGTTGAAGAGGATGCAAGAAATTTGGAGTTACTTGCTAACAAATATCTGAATGAGCGTGAGAAGAAGGAATTggttgacaaaaagaaaaaaccaaaagtcACTAAAAAGAAGACTATTACTGTGGCAAATGTTAGTCAAGTTCAAACACGAGGTGGTAAATTTTCcagacagggttcggcaagcccttcgAAGAACGgagttaattaatgcgtgtctttTATTGGAATGTTCAAGGCTTGGATaaagatggtgcaagggccaagttgagTGAGCTTTATCGCTTGCACAATCCTGATGTAATTTGTATTGCGGAGCCgcaggttcgttgcactacacattttgttaggaatttaaatttgcttgatttttgtgaagatgttatcactAATGAGGTGAATGGTCAGAGAGGTAAcatttgggtcttttggaggGATTCTCTGGCAAGGACGAATTTTCTATATTCTTCAAAACaggctatcactttggatttttctggtaATTATATCACGGTTGTGCATGCTTCTTCTGATGCGGTGGAAAGGAGGTATCTTTAGCGTCAATTGGGGTTGGGATTTATTTCTATTCCGTGGTTGgtgttgggtgattttaattgtgttttgcatttagatgaaaagaagggtggaaggccgatcaaagaaatatttatgaatgaatttcgaagttggatctctgacaatggtttggtggaagcagatgctattgggaagaaatatacttggtctaattgtcggagTGGATTCATAGAATCgtttctaaacatgatagggTTGTTATTAACGATGCTTGGCATGATAAGTATGCTAACTGGAGGTGCAAAGCTATGCCAAGAATTTGCTATGATCATTcccctctttttggttttgcttttgatagTCCAAGGCCAAATAAGGTTCCTTTTAAAATTCAGAAAATGTGGCTTTCTCACCCATCTTTTTTGGATTTTGTAAAGGAAAATTGGAGTGCCAGGCTGGAtggtgcgcctccttttgttTTCACGTCTAAGTTGAATAGACTGAAGGAtgctttgaagatttggaatagaactGTGTTTAGGGATGTTCAATTTCGCTTAGaacaagcggaattgaatcttgataaggagaatgatattctGGATCAAAATGTTAGGTGTGAGCTGCAATTTTTGAAGGTTGTCGATGCTAGGAAAGCTGTTGATGAGGTGCGGACT
This is a stretch of genomic DNA from Papaver somniferum cultivar HN1 chromosome 1, ASM357369v1, whole genome shotgun sequence. It encodes these proteins:
- the LOC113327559 gene encoding uncharacterized protein LOC113327559 produces the protein MDNQSLVSAALSSSSLKGYKKKKKKSNYDIEEASTSAAIMIRNLGFSCYNDDEFLFDRGLIRRFTITTCPITIGSTTEDVSTTTRHGGASTSTTTSFTCTSFASPKFSEFLIFCCYQHCLRLQLLTTGVVTSSICV